From a single Bufo bufo chromosome 9, aBufBuf1.1, whole genome shotgun sequence genomic region:
- the LOC120978977 gene encoding interferon-induced very large GTPase 1-like: MPRRKRKAIAQVPSKAKKIKQQRTEETDEQSSDEIAKEIDSSNMDKDFLQLLKRLDLVNYYPQKMKTADFHKICRSSMSKTLTLGERQLSIHYLQKLLMLDYRARDTQYKSANDLAQKNIVTINDKVDKNDISEDFLDHFLDDSKEEFESQSANQEQPIHPMDVQMAIFHCANDFMRQYIYTKLSLCQFAVPMLVRNPSTKLIEFPLWSFQEVKKKWKAKSGANRDDTSSNKFVTEAETPIVSFIRFGPSASSKSQIINWLISKQRHDIFYHRHCKGSTKNSLLMNGITEIAWYCPGGKDDDAFDDCIAFTNLHGDARDHDKQVQFLEQISSVIVVLFNDRDAREGHGKIVLQRLVNSPTPLICLIADKECPPPKPGTKLKIGLRDRNEADMVDIVATTIHSLLTRSNQRHSLNKCASIARSHGFIVDVDKEQCKQGRDDADRLLSLLKEKKLSAIKEAFLPLQGDLWHNWCTKDKELTRLKGKNNLSIEEQRSNIESEKQALRNSQIQKAFPLNDFMRSLLNILHSNAQGSKLYFLQWFKMFLDDLSSETLSTLYHEYQNVWSDLTVEKQKCKNKRKIQKLENKLEELSTKINGSTFGLEHILRELGQIYEALETSPEKDQSFLTLPKIAAHLMVSGYPVELMDGDAAHVPLKWIGAVLDELIGLLGDKKLYVLSVLGIQSTGKSTLLNAMFGLQPAVSAGRCTRGAFMQLIKVDEELKQELKFEYVLVVDTEGLRAVELSKKNSVNHDNELATFVIGLGNITIINIFGENPSEMQDILQIAVQAFLRMKQVNLRPSCLFVHQNVGEITAKEKNMEGRRRLQEKLDEMTLCAAQQEQCGVTCFNDVIQFDVNTHIHYFAHLWEGDPPMAPPNPSYSENVQELKKIILQSGKQEDHANILSISMFKARVNDLWNALLNENFVFSFKNSLEIAAYNKLETKYSQLAWSLREHMLTLQSKINNQIHNDVIKSVNVGSLTKEFKPKYKTIQEELNTFFTEERDSEMLVQWRAKTEIRLSTLKSDIIEEMKKKTDELLTAKNNSAKMNSFKEKYEDEMFKKSKNLALTLKGRNLNDEELQEKFNDMWNALITKVTKTINMPERPEIHLDLENVFLERFKTENNLVDTIRDSYNWKDFLPAFSKYIEGKRGFMSKVFFSGTLSHNDQYKIKHTTYALEKRVNEYIEKKEQEIMDYQCIYFHEILNTINKEIYTMLDKKFKYLTEYKLYVSLFLCQIAARRFIRISDAFREANNPLVYLEGKKDQFWQSFKISCKEKTETALLADLLCNTLKGSIQQEVTEKAALELAGDMKCNDPSLNGGTDRN, encoded by the exons ATGCCTAGAAGAAAACGTAAGGCAATTGCTCAAGTGCCATCAAAAGCTAAAAAGATAAAACAACAACGTACAGAAGAAACTGATGAACAGAG CTCAGATGAAATTGCGAAGGAGATTGACAGCAGCAACATGGACAAAGACTTTTTGCAATTGTTAAAGAGGCTTGATCTTGTAAACTATTATccacaaaaaatgaaaacggCTGATTTTCATAAGATATGTAGATCTTCTATGTCTAAAACCCTGACTTTAGGAGAACGTCAACTTTCCATCCATTATCTACAAAAGTTGCTCATGTTGGACTATCGTGCTAGAGATACACAGTACAAAAGTGCTAATGATCTCGCTCAAAAGAATATAGTGACCATAAATGATAAAGTTGATAAAAATGACATATCAGAAGATTTCTTAGATCATTTCCTTGATGACAGCAAGGAGGAATTTGAAAGCCAAAGTGCAAACCAAGAGCAACCTATTCACCCTATGGATGTGCAGATGGCAATTTTTCATTGTGCTAATGACTTTATGAGACAGTATATTTACACAAAACTTTCACTTTGTCAGTTTGCTGTACCAATGTTGGTAAGAAATCCCAGCACAAAGCTCATTGAGTTTCCTCTTTGGTCTTTTCAAGAAGTTAAAAAGAAATGGAAAGCAAAAAGTGGCGCGAACAGGGATGATACATCCAGCAACAAATTTGTTACTGAAGCTGAAACTCCTATTGTATCTTTCATTCGCTTTGGTCCATCAGCTTCTTCTAAGTCACAAATAATCAACTGGCTGATCAGTAAACAAAGACATGACATCTTCTATCACCGCCATTGCAAGGGAAGTACAAAGAACTCTTTGCTAATGAATGGCATTACAGAAATTGCTTGGTATTGCCCAGGTGGGAAGGATGATGATGCATTTGATGACTGCATTGCCTTTACCAATCTACATGGTGATGCTAGAGACCATGACAAACAAGTACAATTTTTAGAGCAGATTTCCTCAGTCATTGTAGTTTTGTTCAATGATAGAGATGCAAGGGAAGGACATGGTAAAATAGTTTTGCAGCGATTAGTGAACTCTCCCACACCATTAATCTGTCTTATTGCAGACAAGGAATGTCCTCCACCAAAACCTGGTACTAAATTAAAAATAGGTTTAAGAGACAGAAATGAAGCAGATATGGTAGACATAGTAGCTACTACAATACATTCATTATTGACCCGTTCAAATCAAAGACACTCTCTTAACAAATGTGCAAGCATTGCCAGAAGTCATGGATTTATAGTGGATGTGGACAAAGAGCAGTGCAAGCAAGGAAGAGATGACGCAGATCGTCTACTGTCcctactaaaagaaaaaaaactctcagctATAAAGGAGGCATTTCTGCCATTGCAAGGTGATCTGTGGCATAATTGGTGCACAAAAGATAAGGAACTCACTAGACTTAAGGGAAAAAATAATTTGAGCATTGAGGAACAGCGGAGTAACATTGAGTCTGAAAAACAAGCGCTAAGAAACAGTCAAATACAAAAAGCTTTTCCTTTAAATGACTTTATGAGATCTCTCCTAAATATTCTACACTCAAATGCTCAGGGCTCAAAATTATATTTTCTGCAGTGGTTTAAAATGTTTTTGGATGATTTGTCTTCAGAAACATTATCAACTCTCTATCATGAATATCAAAATGTTTGGTCAGATTTAACAGTGGAAAAGCAAAAGTGCAAAAATAAGCGTAAAATACAAAAACTTGAAAACAAACTGGAAGAACTATCAACCAAGATCAACGGCTCAACATTTGGGCTTGAACATATTCTCAGAGAACTTGGACAAATTTATGAAGCATTAGAAACATCCCCTGAAAAAGATCAAAGCTTTTTAACTTTGCCTAAAATTGCAGCACATCTTATGGTTTCAGGGTATCCAGTAGAGCTTATGGATGGCGACGCTGCACATGTACCATTGAAGTGGATAGGAGCAGTTCTGGATGAATTGATAGGACTGTTAGGAGATAAAAAGCTGTATGTCCTTTCTGTACTAGGTATTCAGAGTACAGGTAAATCCACTTTACTCAATGCTATGTTTGGCCTCCAGCCTGCAGTGAGTGCTGGTAGATGTACACGAGGAGCGTTTATGCAACTTATTAAGGTTGATGAAGAACTTAAACAAGAACTAAAATTTGAATACGTGCTTGTTGTAGACACCGAAGGATTAAGAGCTGTAGAACTATCAAAGAAGAATTCAGTGAACCATGATAATGAATTGGCTACATTTGTAATTGGCCTGGGTAACATCACTATAATTAATATTTTTGGTGAAAATCCTTCCGAAATGCAAGACATTCTACAGATTGCTGTTCAAGCATTTCTCAGAATGAAACAAGTGAACTTAAGACCAAGCTGTTTATTTGTTCATCAAAATGTTGGTGAGATCACAGCCAAAGAAAAAAACATGGAGGGAAGAAGAAGATTGCAAGAGAAACTGGATGAAATGACATTGTGTGCAGCGCAGCAGGAGCAGTGTGGTGTCACTTGTTTCAATGATGTCATTCAGTTTGATGTCAACACTCATATTCACTATTTTGCCCATTTGTGGGAAGGTGACCCACCTATGGCCCCTCCAAATCCAAGTTACAGTGAAAATGTCCAAGAGTTAAAGAAGATCATACTCCAGTCAGGGAAACAGGAAGACCATGCAAATATTTTGAGCATTTCAATGTTTAAAGCACGTGTTAATGATCTATGGAATGCGCTGCTTAACGAAaactttgtttttagttttaagaATTCTCTTGAAATTGCTGCTTATAACAAACTGGAAACTAAATACAGTCAATTGGCATGGTCTTTAAGAGAGCACATGCTGACGCTTCAAAGCAAAATCAACAACCAAATTCACAACGATGTGATAAAATCTGTAAATGTCGGTTCGCTAACCAAGGAATTTAAACCGAAATACAAAACTATTCAGGAAGAGCTGAATACATTTTTTACAGAAGAAAGAGATAGTGAAATGTTAGTGCAATGGAGAGCAAAGACTGAAATTAGACTCTCTACTCTTAAAAGTGATATCATAGAAGAGATGAAGAAAAAAACTGATGAACTATTGACAGCAAAAAATAATAGTGCAAAAATGAACTCTTTTAAGGAAAAATATGAAGATGAAATGTTTAAGAAAAGCAAAAACCTGGCCTTGACTTTGAAAGGAAGAAACCTTAATGATGAGGAATtgcaggaaaaatttaatgacatgTGGAATGCCTTGATTACTAAAGTAACTAAAACAATAAACATGCCTGAGCGTCCTGAGATCCACCTAGACTTAGAAAATGTTTTCCTAGAACGCTTCAAAACAGAAAACAATCTTGTTGATACAATTCGTGATTCTTATAATTGGAAGGATTTTCTTCCAGCGTTCTCCAAGTATATTGAGGGTAAACGAGGATTTATGTCAAAGGTGTTTTTCTCTGGAACACTCAGCCATAATGATCAATACAAGATAAAACATACAACATATGCTCTAGAGAAGCGAGTTAATGaatatattgaaaaaaaagagCAAGAGATAATGGATTATCAGTGTATCTATTTTCATGAAATTTTGAATACGATTAACAAGGAAATATACACCATGCTGGATAAAAAGTTTAAATATTTGACAGAATATAAGCTGTATGTGTCACTGTTCTTGTGTCAAATTGCCGCCAGAAGATTTATCCGCATTTCAGATGCTTTTAGAGAAGCTAACAATCCTCTTGTTTACTTGGAAGGTAAAAAGGATCAATTCTGGCAGAGTTTTAAAATCTCCTGcaaagaaaaaactgaaacagcaTTGCTAGCTGATTTATTGTGTAATACATTAAAAGGGTCCATCCAACAAGAAGTGACAGAAAAGGCTGCACTTGAGTTAGCTGGGGACATGAAATGCAATGATCCTTCTTTAAATGGGGGAACAGATCGAAACTAG